CCCTTCCCCGGGGCCGCCGTGCGGGCGCTGGTGCTGGCGCCGGACTGGCCGGCCGGTCCGCTGTACGTTGGCACCAATGCCGGCGTATACGTCAGCCGCAACGGCGGCGTGAGCTGGCAAAACATCAGCGATTCCGCTTGGCAGGGGGTGTCCGTCGGAGCGCTGGCCCTGGCGCCGAATTATCCCGCCAACCCGGTGCTCCTGGCCGGGACGCGCGGCCTGGGGATATGGCAGTATTACCCCGGCCTGCCGGCCGGCAGTCCCACGCCGACCGCGACCTGGACGCCGAGCGCGACCGCCAGCCCGACGCCGACCATGACCTTTACGCCGACGGCGACCCAGCCGGCGTCCCCCACCCCGACCGCCACCGCCACGGCGACCGCCACCAGTTCGTCGACGCCATCCCTGCCGCCGCGTGCCTGGCTGCCCATCTTGGGCCGGGGTGAATAACAAAAAGCCCGCCGGCCGGCGGGCTTTTTGCTGGTAGCGCATGGGGGATTCGAACCCCCGATCTTCGCCTTGAGAGGGCGATGTCCTAGGCCGCTAGACGAATGCGCCATATCGTTACAGACAAAATATAACCAAGCAGGGGCAATTTGTCAAATCGAGGCACTGCTTGCGCCAAGCGGGGAGGGATTGCCTTATCCCCCGGTCCCCCACGCCGGCAAGAAAGGGGAATATCAACTTACATCGGACAGCCAGTAGGGAAATATCCGGCCGGGAGGCCGCTTGAGGAAACCCACCATGAGCACATCAGAATGCGTACAGGGGTATCTCGACACCCTCGAACACCAGGTGCTGGACCTGGATGAGATTCCCGAGGAACAGCGCCGGCATTTGCTCTCCCTGCTACACCTGCTCCGCCAGCAGGTTATATCCCTCTCGCAAAGGGAGCAAGCCTATTACACCATATTGAAATCCTGTGAGGACCTGGCCGCGTTCGAGGACGTGGATGAGGTCATCCTTTCCACCCTGGAGCGCGCTGTCGAGCTGACGAAAGCGGAGCGCGGCTTCTGCATCCTGGCCGGCCGGCAGGGTGAGCCGGCATGCACAGTCTCCCACCGCTACCCACCAGAAGCCGCGGACCGCAAACAGCCCAGCGAGACGATCGTGCGCCACGTCCTCGAAGGAGGCCGGCCGCTCCGCACCACCAACGCCGAGCATGACCCTCGCTTCCAGGATTCCGTCAGTATCACCAGCTATCATATCCGCTCGGTACTGTGCGCGCCGCTGTCCCTCAAGGACGAAATCCTGGGTGCGCTGTACCTGGACACGCGCCAGCGGGTGCGGCAGTTCAGCGAGGTGGACCTGCAAACCCTGGAAGCCATGGCTTCCCAGGCTTCCGTGGCCATTGCCCTGGCGCGGCTGATCTCCGAACTGCGTACGCAGAACGAGCGGCTGGAGAAAACCCTGCGCGAACTGGATAGGACCAGGCATGAGCTGACCAAGGCAGAACGCCTCTCCATGCTGGGACAGGTGACCGCCGGCATCGTCCATGACCTGCGCGGCCCCATGAATACGATCAAGGGATATGCCGGCCTGCTGAGCAACGGCGAACCAGGCCCGGGAGAGCGCCGGCAGTTGACCGGCTACATCCTGCAGGCGGTGGACCGCCTGAATTCCATGTGCCAGGAACTGCTGGATTTCGCCCGCGGTGAGGTGACCCTTACTCCCCGCATCGTGTACGTGCCGGAGTTCATGGAACGACTGCGCATCCTGCTCCAGCCGGAATGGGAGATGCGCGGCCTGCATCTGGAGATGGAAACAGGCTATATCGGGCCGGCGGTATTCGATGAAGGTCGGCTGACGCGTGCCCTGATGAACATTGCCAACAACGCCCGTGATGTCCTGAGGCCTGGCGGGATCCTGCGCATCGGCATGCGCGTCGCGGAGAGTGGGCTCGAATTTCGCCTGAGCG
Above is a window of Anaerolineae bacterium DNA encoding:
- a CDS encoding GAF domain-containing sensor histidine kinase, with product MSTSECVQGYLDTLEHQVLDLDEIPEEQRRHLLSLLHLLRQQVISLSQREQAYYTILKSCEDLAAFEDVDEVILSTLERAVELTKAERGFCILAGRQGEPACTVSHRYPPEAADRKQPSETIVRHVLEGGRPLRTTNAEHDPRFQDSVSITSYHIRSVLCAPLSLKDEILGALYLDTRQRVRQFSEVDLQTLEAMASQASVAIALARLISELRTQNERLEKTLRELDRTRHELTKAERLSMLGQVTAGIVHDLRGPMNTIKGYAGLLSNGEPGPGERRQLTGYILQAVDRLNSMCQELLDFARGEVTLTPRIVYVPEFMERLRILLQPEWEMRGLHLEMETGYIGPAVFDEGRLTRALMNIANNARDVLRPGGILRIGMRVAESGLEFRLSDNGPGIPPALRERLFEPFVTFGKREGTGLGLAIARKIVEDHGGTIRLDESCTNGAAFIITLPLECIPPEERPRR